Proteins encoded by one window of Pristiophorus japonicus isolate sPriJap1 chromosome 17, sPriJap1.hap1, whole genome shotgun sequence:
- the LOC139227617 gene encoding membrane progestin receptor gamma-B-like isoform X2: protein MLSLKLPRLFSINQVPKVFHEHSIIFGYRHPRSTATDCLFSLFQLTNETVNIWTHFLPTWYFLWNLLALSYTLDFWNEAYTWPLLVYMLSSCIYPFTSSCAHTFSSMSTRARHICFFFDYGALSLYSLGSATVYAAYIMPDQWINSIFHKWFVPAAVFNTVVCTGLSCYSRSPEQDQPNLSKVLRIVAFAYPYLFDNIPLFYRLFLCSGEGCAHNETIPIHYRHVALAFLTCFLFATHLPERLAPGRFDYIGHSHQLFHICAIIGTHFQMKAIIMDMSSRHAWLTLHAPLPSFVDTIGAVGFSLLLNLLIIALFSLALYWTPKLPERKYEWVNEKFKID, encoded by the exons GTATTCCATGAACACAGCATCATCTTTGGATATCGCCACCCAAGAAGTACAGCAACTGATTGCTTGTTCAGCCTTTTTCAATTGACGAATGAGACAGTGAACATCTGGACCCACTTCCTGCCAACCTG GTACTTCCTCTGGAACCTCCTGGCCCTCTCCTACACCCTGGATTTTTGGAATGAAGCTTACACATGGCCTCTCCTCGTTTACATGCTGTCAAGCTGCATCTACCCATTCACCTCAAGTTGCGCCCACACCTTTAGCTCGATGTCCACCCGAGCCAGACATATCTGCTTCTTCTTCGACTATGGAGCTCTCAGCCTCTACAGTCTAG GCTCCGCCACCGTCTATGCAGCCTACATCATGCCTGACCAATGGATCAACAGCATCTTCCACAAGTGGTTTGTCCCTGCTGCCGTCTTCAACACTGTTGTTTGCACTGGTCTGTCGTGCTATTCCAG ATCTCCAGAACAGGATCAGCCAAACCTGAGCAAAGTATTACGGATCGTGGCATTTGCTTACCCGTATCTCTTTGATAACATCCCACTGTTTTACAGG TTGTTCCTTTGCTCAGGAGAGGGCTGTGCCCACAATGAAACGATCCCTATCCACTACAGACACGTGGCGCTTGCCTTCCTcacctgcttcctgtttgccacgcACTTACCTGAGCGCCTCGCTCCGGGAAGGTTTGACTACATCG GTCATAGCCACCAGCTGTTTCACATCTGCGCAATCATCGGCACACACTTCCAGATGAAAGCCATAATCATGGACATGTCATCACGACACGCTTGGCTCACACTTCACGCCCCATTACCCTCTTTCGTGGACACCATAGGTGCTGTCGGCTTCTCCCTTTTGCTGAACCTCCTCATCATAGCTCTCTTCTCCCTGGCTCTGTACTGGACACCAAAGCTACCTGAACGGAAATATGAATGGGTGAACGAGAAGTTCAAGATCGATTAG
- the LOC139227617 gene encoding membrane progestin receptor gamma-B-like isoform X1 has translation MLSLKLPRLFSINQVPKVFHEHSIIFGYRHPRSTATDCLFSLFQLTNETVNIWTHFLPTWYFLWNLLALSYTLDFWNEAYTWPLLVYMLSSCIYPFTSSCAHTFSSMSTRARHICFFFDYGALSLYSLGSATVYAAYIMPDQWINSIFHKWFVPAAVFNTVVCTGLSCYSRLGMPFIHYDYNIMERSPEQDQPNLSKVLRIVAFAYPYLFDNIPLFYRLFLCSGEGCAHNETIPIHYRHVALAFLTCFLFATHLPERLAPGRFDYIGHSHQLFHICAIIGTHFQMKAIIMDMSSRHAWLTLHAPLPSFVDTIGAVGFSLLLNLLIIALFSLALYWTPKLPERKYEWVNEKFKID, from the exons GTATTCCATGAACACAGCATCATCTTTGGATATCGCCACCCAAGAAGTACAGCAACTGATTGCTTGTTCAGCCTTTTTCAATTGACGAATGAGACAGTGAACATCTGGACCCACTTCCTGCCAACCTG GTACTTCCTCTGGAACCTCCTGGCCCTCTCCTACACCCTGGATTTTTGGAATGAAGCTTACACATGGCCTCTCCTCGTTTACATGCTGTCAAGCTGCATCTACCCATTCACCTCAAGTTGCGCCCACACCTTTAGCTCGATGTCCACCCGAGCCAGACATATCTGCTTCTTCTTCGACTATGGAGCTCTCAGCCTCTACAGTCTAG GCTCCGCCACCGTCTATGCAGCCTACATCATGCCTGACCAATGGATCAACAGCATCTTCCACAAGTGGTTTGTCCCTGCTGCCGTCTTCAACACTGTTGTTTGCACTGGTCTGTCGTGCTATTCCAG GCTTGGCATGCCTTTCATCCATTATGACTACAACATCATGGAAAG ATCTCCAGAACAGGATCAGCCAAACCTGAGCAAAGTATTACGGATCGTGGCATTTGCTTACCCGTATCTCTTTGATAACATCCCACTGTTTTACAGG TTGTTCCTTTGCTCAGGAGAGGGCTGTGCCCACAATGAAACGATCCCTATCCACTACAGACACGTGGCGCTTGCCTTCCTcacctgcttcctgtttgccacgcACTTACCTGAGCGCCTCGCTCCGGGAAGGTTTGACTACATCG GTCATAGCCACCAGCTGTTTCACATCTGCGCAATCATCGGCACACACTTCCAGATGAAAGCCATAATCATGGACATGTCATCACGACACGCTTGGCTCACACTTCACGCCCCATTACCCTCTTTCGTGGACACCATAGGTGCTGTCGGCTTCTCCCTTTTGCTGAACCTCCTCATCATAGCTCTCTTCTCCCTGGCTCTGTACTGGACACCAAAGCTACCTGAACGGAAATATGAATGGGTGAACGAGAAGTTCAAGATCGATTAG